One window of Rasiella rasia genomic DNA carries:
- a CDS encoding M36 family metallopeptidase — MKKFYLFAVLLGLLGSSTFAQTSVESVVQNYFNILKGESHFSEADLAQFKITDIVPSLNQNITHVYVQQMVNNVPIQYASYKLTINNGTVTYMVDQFITNTETKLATTSAAISAQEAVMKTVQNHNLIRPTLIGSRNAEGVYVFEDSRAAGAPIKVREMYQLHNNTLRLVWNVSFYQHDGQHWWNENIDATNGQVLRTEDWVITCNWGDTHETHNHDGDSMLLEELPTVEGPANFLAGESYNVYAMPKESPLDGGRTVVNDPQDLNASPYGWHDTNGANGAEYTITRGNNCWAMEDANGNNGTGYSPNGNAGLDFNFPINFNNQPSTYRDAAITNLFYWNNIMHDVYYQYGFNEASGNFQENNYGNGGLGSDSVIADAQDGSGTNNANFGTPPDGSNPRMQMFLWTTTNPQTDGDFDNGIIAHEYGHGISTRLVGGPGTNALGGSEQMGEGWSDFFGLMLTMKTGDSGGDARGIGNFALGENSNGGGIRPTPYSTNTSINGTTYADINSLAVPHGVGYAWATILWDMNWALIAQEGFDTDFYNGTGGNNIAMALVIEGLKNTANNPGFVSGRDGILQADQDLYGGQYNCLIWDVFAARGVGLNANENTNGGTNTNTDQTTSFVSGCQGPPTPEACSGTVSSYPDSESFESNFGDWSQSTQDDLDWTRDSAGTPSSNTGPASGADGSFYVYVEASSPNYPNKRAILYSPCYDLSGQNDATFNFSYHMYGAADMGSIDLEVSTDDGTSWTSIWNQTGNKGNQWNAESIDLGSYAGENNFRMRFNRVTGSTWQADIALDAFEMEGGSVADTQAPTIPTNLAVSNIADTSVTLNWNASNDNVGVTGYEVFLDGSSIGTVASNTANVTGLVAGTTYSFQVRAFDAAGNNSALSNSVNATTTGGGGGGGCTNGVATGYSESFESSIGAWTQSTADDINWTRDASGTPSSNTGPSSGSPGSFYMYVEASGSGTGYPNKRAILNSPCIDLSGETEASFSFNYHMYGASDMGSIALEASTDGASWTSIWSETGNKGNQWNSSSVSLNAYAGGTVQLRFNRLTGSTWQADIAIDGISLTAGGGGGGPAPTGYCASNGNNTSDEYIQRVQIGSINNASGASSGGYGDYTSLSTNLSSSNSITITPLWTGTIYSEGYAVFVDWNRDGDFTDSGELAYSRNATTATPITGSFSIPSGASAGATRMRVSMKYNGIPSACESFTYGEVEDYTVVIPASFGPNGGANAQGDNNLVVAGFTLYPNPVNRGTLNVEISEAEPTDYVIFNIIGQRVLSGDFNSKIDVSGLQSGMYMIEINAEDGKKFIDRFIKE; from the coding sequence ATGAAAAAATTTTATCTTTTCGCAGTACTGCTTGGCCTTCTTGGCTCCAGTACATTTGCACAGACTTCAGTAGAAAGTGTGGTGCAAAATTATTTCAACATTTTAAAAGGTGAATCTCACTTCTCGGAAGCAGATTTAGCTCAATTTAAAATTACAGATATTGTTCCATCGCTAAACCAAAACATTACACATGTATATGTACAGCAGATGGTGAATAATGTGCCTATTCAATACGCTTCGTATAAGCTTACCATTAATAATGGCACAGTAACTTACATGGTAGATCAATTTATTACCAACACAGAAACCAAATTGGCTACCACAAGTGCTGCAATTTCGGCTCAAGAAGCAGTGATGAAAACAGTGCAAAACCACAATCTTATTCGTCCAACCTTAATAGGTAGCCGAAATGCCGAAGGAGTCTACGTTTTTGAAGATTCTCGTGCAGCGGGAGCTCCAATTAAAGTCAGAGAAATGTACCAACTTCACAATAATACATTACGCTTGGTATGGAACGTGAGTTTTTACCAACACGATGGACAACACTGGTGGAATGAAAACATAGACGCTACGAATGGGCAAGTACTCCGTACAGAAGACTGGGTGATTACTTGCAATTGGGGTGATACACACGAAACACATAATCACGACGGAGATTCAATGCTTCTTGAAGAATTACCAACGGTTGAAGGACCTGCTAACTTTCTTGCAGGTGAAAGTTACAATGTATACGCTATGCCAAAAGAAAGTCCTTTAGATGGAGGTCGCACGGTGGTTAACGATCCACAAGACTTGAATGCATCGCCATATGGCTGGCATGACACCAATGGTGCAAATGGCGCAGAATATACCATAACACGTGGTAATAACTGCTGGGCAATGGAAGACGCCAACGGAAACAACGGAACTGGATATTCTCCTAATGGAAATGCAGGTCTAGACTTTAACTTTCCAATTAATTTTAACAATCAGCCAAGCACGTATCGTGACGCGGCAATTACAAATTTGTTTTACTGGAATAACATCATGCACGATGTATACTACCAATATGGTTTTAATGAAGCCTCAGGTAACTTTCAAGAAAATAACTATGGAAATGGTGGTCTTGGAAGTGATAGTGTAATCGCAGATGCCCAAGATGGAAGCGGTACCAATAACGCAAACTTCGGAACGCCACCAGATGGTTCAAACCCAAGAATGCAAATGTTCTTATGGACAACCACCAACCCACAAACAGACGGGGATTTTGATAACGGAATTATCGCTCACGAATATGGACATGGTATCTCTACACGTTTGGTTGGAGGTCCTGGAACAAACGCACTAGGCGGTTCTGAGCAAATGGGAGAAGGATGGAGTGACTTTTTTGGTCTTATGTTAACAATGAAGACTGGAGATAGCGGAGGTGATGCGAGAGGTATCGGAAACTTCGCACTAGGTGAAAACTCTAACGGTGGTGGAATTAGACCAACTCCGTATTCTACTAATACTTCTATTAATGGAACTACCTACGCAGACATAAACAGCCTTGCAGTACCACATGGTGTTGGATACGCATGGGCTACAATTCTGTGGGATATGAACTGGGCATTAATCGCTCAAGAAGGTTTCGATACCGATTTCTATAATGGAACAGGTGGAAACAATATCGCAATGGCACTGGTTATTGAAGGATTGAAAAACACAGCCAACAATCCAGGGTTTGTCTCAGGACGAGATGGGATTTTACAAGCAGATCAAGATTTATATGGAGGTCAGTATAACTGTCTAATCTGGGATGTTTTTGCAGCAAGAGGTGTTGGGCTTAATGCCAATGAAAACACCAATGGTGGTACCAATACAAACACAGACCAAACTACATCTTTTGTAAGCGGTTGTCAAGGGCCTCCTACACCAGAAGCATGCTCTGGTACGGTATCTAGTTACCCAGATAGTGAAAGTTTTGAATCTAACTTTGGAGATTGGTCACAGTCTACTCAAGACGATTTAGATTGGACAAGAGATTCTGCTGGAACTCCATCAAGTAATACGGGTCCTGCCAGTGGAGCAGATGGAAGCTTTTATGTATATGTTGAGGCATCTTCTCCTAACTACCCCAACAAAAGAGCAATTTTGTACTCTCCTTGTTATGATTTAAGTGGGCAAAATGATGCAACCTTTAACTTTAGCTACCATATGTATGGTGCTGCAGACATGGGAAGCATAGACCTTGAAGTTAGTACAGATGATGGTACTTCGTGGACCTCAATCTGGAACCAAACAGGAAACAAAGGAAACCAATGGAATGCAGAGAGTATAGACCTAGGTAGTTACGCTGGAGAAAACAATTTCCGTATGCGTTTTAACCGTGTTACAGGAAGCACATGGCAGGCAGATATTGCATTAGACGCGTTTGAAATGGAAGGCGGTTCAGTTGCAGATACGCAGGCACCAACAATTCCAACCAACCTAGCAGTATCTAATATTGCAGATACATCGGTAACATTAAACTGGAACGCATCTAACGATAATGTTGGAGTAACAGGTTACGAAGTATTTTTAGATGGCAGTAGCATTGGAACTGTTGCTTCAAACACGGCAAACGTAACCGGCTTAGTTGCTGGAACAACCTATAGTTTCCAAGTGCGTGCTTTCGATGCAGCAGGAAATAATTCTGCACTTAGTAATTCAGTAAACGCAACTACTACAGGTGGTGGCGGAGGCGGTGGTTGCACCAATGGTGTTGCTACGGGTTATTCTGAAAGTTTCGAGAGCTCAATAGGGGCTTGGACACAAAGTACTGCAGACGATATTAACTGGACACGAGATGCTTCAGGAACTCCTTCAAGTAATACAGGACCAAGCAGTGGTTCGCCAGGTTCTTTCTATATGTATGTAGAAGCTTCTGGAAGCGGAACAGGATACCCTAACAAACGTGCTATTTTGAATTCTCCATGTATAGATTTATCTGGTGAAACTGAAGCTTCATTTAGCTTCAATTATCACATGTACGGGGCTTCAGACATGGGAAGTATTGCATTAGAAGCAAGCACAGATGGTGCGTCTTGGACTTCAATTTGGAGTGAAACTGGGAACAAAGGAAACCAATGGAATAGCTCTAGTGTTAGCTTAAATGCATATGCCGGAGGTACAGTTCAATTACGATTTAATCGCTTAACGGGAAGCACATGGCAAGCAGATATTGCTATTGACGGAATTTCACTAACCGCTGGTGGCGGAGGTGGCGGACCAGCACCAACAGGATATTGTGCCTCTAATGGTAACAATACCAGCGATGAGTATATACAACGTGTACAAATAGGGAGTATAAATAATGCTTCAGGAGCTTCATCAGGTGGATATGGAGATTATACTAGTCTTTCAACAAACTTGAGTAGTAGTAATTCTATCACCATTACACCGCTTTGGACGGGTACTATCTATTCAGAAGGATACGCCGTATTCGTTGATTGGAACCGAGATGGAGACTTTACAGATTCTGGAGAATTGGCATACAGCCGAAACGCTACTACAGCAACGCCTATAACAGGGTCGTTTAGCATACCAAGTGGAGCCTCTGCTGGAGCTACGAGAATGCGAGTTTCTATGAAGTACAACGGAATTCCAAGTGCTTGTGAGTCGTTTACCTATGGAGAGGTAGAAGATTATACAGTGGTAATCCCTGCGAGTTTTGGACCTAACGGAGGTGCCAATGCGCAAGGAGATAACAACCTTGTTGTTGCTGGCTTTACCCTATATCCAAACCCGGTAAACAGAGGGACTTTAAATGTTGAAATTTCTGAAGCAGAGCCAACAGACTATGTAATATTTAATATTATTGGTCAGCGCGTGCTTTCAGGAGACTTCAATTCTAAAATTGACGTATCTGGCTTACAGAGCGGAATGTATATGATTGAAATTAATGCAGAAGACGGCAAGAAATTTATAGACCGTTTTATAAAAGAGTAA
- a CDS encoding 3'-5' exonuclease, translating into MLQRINLEHILFLDIETVPQLPTFNELDGATQTLYEQKTKYQRKEDFTAEEFYDRAGIWAEFGKIVCISVGYFTFKGERRKFRVTSFHGAEISILKEFKNLLETHFNRPQHVLCAHNGKEFDFPYIARRMIIHKIPLPSKLNLFGKKPWEVPHLDTLELWKFGDYKTFTSLKLMAHVLGIPSPKDDIDGSQVYDVYYKEKDIDRIVTYCEKDTVTVAQIVLRLRNESLLTEDEVLSI; encoded by the coding sequence ATGCTACAACGCATTAACCTAGAGCACATCTTGTTTCTAGACATTGAAACTGTGCCTCAACTACCAACTTTTAATGAGTTAGACGGAGCCACGCAAACGCTATACGAGCAAAAAACTAAGTACCAACGAAAGGAAGATTTTACTGCCGAAGAGTTTTATGACCGCGCAGGTATCTGGGCAGAATTCGGTAAAATTGTGTGTATTTCAGTAGGGTATTTTACCTTTAAAGGTGAACGTAGGAAATTTCGGGTTACCAGTTTTCACGGAGCGGAAATTTCCATACTAAAAGAATTTAAAAACCTACTAGAAACTCATTTTAACAGACCGCAACATGTTTTGTGTGCTCATAATGGCAAAGAATTTGACTTTCCGTATATCGCAAGACGAATGATTATACACAAAATTCCGTTGCCTTCTAAGTTGAATCTCTTCGGAAAAAAGCCCTGGGAAGTACCACACTTAGACACTTTAGAACTCTGGAAGTTTGGTGACTATAAAACGTTTACTTCGTTGAAATTAATGGCGCACGTATTAGGCATACCTTCCCCAAAAGATGATATAGACGGTAGTCAGGTTTACGATGTTTACTACAAAGAAAAAGATATAGATCGTATTGTTACTTATTGCGAAAAAGATACGGTAACAGTAGCGCAAATTGTGTTACGACTTCGTAATGAATCGCTACTAACCGAAGATGAAGTTTTGTCTATCTAA
- a CDS encoding serine hydrolase domain-containing protein, translating to MKYIKRFFKWFLGILMFLIVLSYLTDYDYILKGIRVVYLTGHTTAFIDDHTYFDNETIPASLQPQAWPVHKEFNKAKSTERLESTHQTYGTVAFLIIKSDSIWHEMYADGYGVGSQTNSFSMAKSITSALLGKAIKDGHISSLNQPVGDFITKFENTELTVGDLSSMASGLNWEESYTSPFSITARSYYDDDLAETILGLEVTDTPGKAFKYLSGNTQLLAMVIEKATGKSLKDYLSESFWKPMGATQPALWQVDDADNRLVKAYCCIASNARDFARFGRLYKNFGKWNGTQLLDSTFIAKSIQPRFDDSPEYGYGFWLSEHLDKKIFVMRGILGQYVITIPEDDIIIVRLGHQRGSRSDMPFSSDFYTYVEEVYAMLASDY from the coding sequence ATGAAGTATATCAAACGTTTTTTTAAATGGTTTCTTGGAATTTTAATGTTCTTAATAGTCCTTTCATACCTAACAGATTACGATTATATCTTAAAAGGAATTCGTGTAGTATATCTTACTGGGCATACCACAGCGTTTATAGACGATCATACGTATTTTGATAATGAAACTATTCCAGCCAGTCTGCAACCTCAAGCTTGGCCTGTTCATAAAGAGTTTAATAAGGCAAAATCTACCGAGAGGCTCGAAAGCACCCACCAAACATATGGTACAGTAGCATTTCTTATTATTAAAAGTGACAGTATTTGGCATGAGATGTACGCGGATGGCTACGGTGTAGGATCGCAAACTAATTCTTTCTCTATGGCGAAGTCCATTACATCGGCACTTTTAGGAAAAGCGATTAAAGATGGTCATATTTCTAGTCTGAATCAACCTGTTGGCGATTTTATTACAAAATTTGAGAATACTGAACTTACAGTTGGCGACCTCTCTTCTATGGCTAGTGGTTTAAATTGGGAGGAGAGTTATACCAGCCCTTTTAGTATTACTGCAAGATCTTATTACGACGATGATTTGGCCGAAACAATTCTTGGTCTTGAAGTAACCGATACGCCAGGAAAAGCGTTTAAATATTTAAGCGGAAATACCCAACTATTAGCCATGGTTATAGAAAAAGCCACTGGTAAAAGCCTAAAAGATTACCTTAGTGAAAGCTTCTGGAAACCTATGGGAGCCACCCAACCAGCACTTTGGCAAGTAGACGACGCAGACAACAGATTGGTAAAAGCATATTGTTGTATTGCAAGTAACGCACGTGATTTCGCTCGTTTCGGAAGGCTTTATAAAAATTTCGGAAAATGGAATGGCACCCAATTACTAGATTCTACTTTTATTGCCAAAAGTATACAACCCCGTTTTGACGACAGCCCAGAATACGGATACGGATTTTGGCTTAGTGAACATCTCGACAAGAAAATCTTTGTTATGCGTGGTATTTTAGGGCAGTATGTAATCACAATTCCTGAAGACGACATAATCATTGTTCGATTGGGGCATCAACGTGGTAGCCGTAGTGATATGCCTTTTAGCAGCGATTTTTACACCTACGTAGAAGAGGTATATGCTATGTTAGCATCAGATTACTAA
- a CDS encoding methylated-DNA--[protein]-cysteine S-methyltransferase produces the protein MEIAHLQTPIGMLEIKGDSNGVSAISFLDETELDHKSVPKSLQIAVRELEEYFSKTRTQFSFQLNPQGTDFQKKVWNELLSIPFGKTTSYQQMANQLGDPKVIRAAASANGKNPVAIVVPCHRVIGSDGSLTGYAGGLHRKKWLLDHESPVTQGSLF, from the coding sequence ATGGAAATTGCACATTTACAAACCCCAATCGGAATGCTCGAAATAAAGGGCGATAGTAACGGGGTATCTGCTATTTCGTTTCTAGATGAAACTGAGTTGGATCATAAAAGTGTTCCAAAATCACTACAAATTGCAGTGCGAGAGTTAGAAGAATATTTCAGTAAAACAAGAACACAATTTAGCTTTCAACTAAACCCACAAGGCACCGATTTTCAGAAGAAAGTATGGAACGAACTATTATCTATACCTTTCGGAAAAACTACGTCTTATCAGCAGATGGCAAATCAATTAGGTGACCCTAAAGTAATTCGTGCCGCAGCTTCTGCCAACGGTAAAAACCCGGTAGCTATTGTAGTACCTTGTCATCGTGTAATTGGCAGCGATGGCTCTTTAACGGGCTATGCGGGAGGTTTGCATCGAAAAAAGTGGTTATTAGACCACGAAAGTCCAGTGACTCAAGGGAGTTTATTTTAA
- a CDS encoding tetratricopeptide repeat-containing hybrid sensor histidine kinase/response regulator, whose protein sequence is MKRFLPTFFVLMCMVLPAQAQDKTPISKDSLEVLLQTCRDYYYSHNYAKTIEVGTVLIEEATYAKNHYYAFRGYTELGHMYSWVLKDSVKGSYNGNKALEHALLSKEDSLIAWAYTSFGNKIGETGGTNAEKAIGYYKKAIDIRKKKEGGDIKNIIEYMNIGWVYVDLNKPDKAYPYLKKTKELTKIEEQSPLLLLNLDIQFARYHLLRNEYQKAILLLTEVANTAKEKDYIIQGSESNMYLAQAYEAAGYFKQANAALKEERLYKDRIFASGQQAAIEEASAKLALKNYQKDVVRAEQEKNLSEALAEKSKDLNIIMVVVSVALLIAFVIIFMLSKARKRNIIKLRETNVELTTAKEEAEKLSRLKTQFFSTVSHELRTPLYGVIGLSSLLLEDKKLKSHQNDLESLKFSADYLLALINDVLTLNKMDANGLALVSTPFQLTTLLNNIVRSFAFSLQQHNNQLHLTVDERLPNQFLGDSVRLSQILMNLVGNAVKFNENGNIWLSINLISANEDGSHTIEFVVKDDGIGVPKEKQEEIFNEFSQVENKNYNYQGTGLGLPIVMKLLQLFDSKVHLESDLGEGATFSFQLKLNELKTEQIQELSEITTEDLISEEHLFENLHVLVVDDNKINQKITQKILESKHFTCSLANDGVEAVEKVKDNEYDLILMDIHMPKMNGIEATEAIRVFNKNIPIVALTAVEVDEIRKQIIGCGMNDIILKPYDVSQFTNTILRNLSMLPNLSKTV, encoded by the coding sequence ATGAAGCGATTTTTACCTACATTCTTCGTTTTAATGTGCATGGTATTACCTGCGCAAGCACAAGATAAAACACCTATTTCTAAAGATAGCTTGGAGGTTCTACTTCAGACCTGTAGAGATTATTATTACTCACATAATTATGCCAAAACCATCGAGGTTGGTACGGTACTTATTGAAGAGGCGACATATGCCAAGAACCATTATTATGCGTTTCGCGGATATACAGAACTAGGGCATATGTATAGTTGGGTTTTAAAAGACAGTGTGAAAGGAAGCTACAATGGTAACAAAGCACTAGAACACGCTCTGTTGTCTAAAGAAGATAGCCTCATTGCTTGGGCGTATACTTCTTTTGGAAACAAAATTGGGGAGACAGGGGGGACTAACGCAGAGAAGGCAATTGGCTATTACAAAAAGGCAATCGACATTCGTAAGAAAAAAGAAGGTGGCGACATTAAAAATATTATTGAGTATATGAATATTGGCTGGGTCTATGTAGACCTAAACAAGCCAGACAAGGCCTACCCATATCTGAAAAAAACAAAAGAGCTAACCAAAATTGAAGAACAAAGCCCGCTGCTACTCCTAAATCTTGATATTCAATTTGCACGGTATCATCTTTTGCGAAACGAGTACCAAAAGGCAATACTTCTATTAACTGAAGTAGCAAATACAGCAAAGGAGAAGGACTATATTATTCAAGGCTCTGAAAGTAATATGTATTTGGCGCAGGCGTACGAAGCCGCAGGGTATTTCAAGCAAGCCAATGCGGCACTAAAAGAAGAACGACTTTATAAAGACCGAATTTTTGCTTCTGGTCAACAAGCGGCGATCGAAGAAGCGAGCGCTAAATTAGCACTCAAAAATTACCAGAAAGATGTAGTACGAGCAGAACAAGAAAAAAACCTTTCAGAAGCACTGGCAGAAAAGTCTAAAGATTTAAATATCATCATGGTAGTGGTTTCTGTTGCGCTACTCATTGCTTTTGTCATTATTTTTATGCTTTCGAAGGCACGTAAACGAAACATAATTAAATTACGAGAAACCAATGTAGAACTTACAACAGCCAAAGAAGAGGCAGAGAAATTAAGTCGACTTAAAACACAATTTTTCTCTACAGTAAGTCACGAATTAAGAACACCGCTCTATGGCGTAATTGGCCTGTCTTCCTTACTCTTAGAAGACAAAAAATTAAAGTCGCACCAAAACGACTTAGAGTCTCTTAAGTTTTCGGCAGATTATCTTTTAGCGCTTATTAATGATGTTTTAACGCTTAACAAAATGGATGCTAATGGGCTGGCATTGGTGAGCACTCCTTTTCAGCTTACTACCTTGCTCAATAATATTGTGCGATCGTTTGCTTTTAGCTTACAACAGCATAACAATCAATTACATTTAACAGTAGACGAGCGTTTACCTAATCAGTTTTTAGGCGATTCGGTGCGACTCTCTCAAATTTTGATGAATCTGGTAGGGAATGCTGTGAAATTTAATGAAAACGGAAATATATGGCTGTCTATCAACCTAATATCTGCAAACGAAGACGGAAGTCATACCATAGAGTTTGTAGTAAAGGATGATGGTATTGGTGTTCCTAAAGAAAAACAGGAAGAAATTTTCAATGAATTTTCTCAAGTAGAAAACAAAAATTATAACTATCAAGGTACAGGTCTTGGCTTACCAATTGTTATGAAATTACTTCAGCTTTTTGATAGCAAAGTACATTTAGAAAGTGATTTGGGTGAAGGGGCAACCTTTTCGTTTCAACTGAAATTGAATGAATTAAAAACAGAGCAGATACAGGAACTAAGCGAAATCACCACAGAAGATCTTATTTCCGAAGAACACCTATTCGAAAATCTGCACGTTCTTGTGGTAGATGACAATAAGATTAACCAAAAAATCACTCAAAAAATCCTTGAGAGTAAACATTTTACCTGTAGTCTGGCAAACGACGGCGTGGAAGCGGTAGAAAAAGTAAAAGACAATGAATACGACCTAATACTTATGGATATTCATATGCCTAAAATGAACGGGATAGAAGCCACAGAGGCAATTAGAGTATTTAACAAGAACATCCCTATTGTAGCGCTTACGGCAGTAGAAGTAGACGAAATACGAAAGCAAATTATTGGGTGTGGCATGAACGATATTATTCTAAAGCCCTATGATGTATCTCAGTTTACCAACACTATTTTACGTAACTTGAGTATGTTGCCCAACCTTTCAAAAACAGTCTAA
- a CDS encoding CNNM domain-containing protein yields the protein MGLLILYAVLSIFFSFLCSILEAALLSFTPTFIKMKASEGKGYAATLGRLKKDIDKPLIAILTINTIAHTVGAILVGVQAEKLPYKFEIWGINMVGIVSAIMTLLILIVSEIIPKTIGATYWQKLGSFTAISLNAIMFPLKYTGILWLLTLTTKLIGKSAHVSTMSREEFLAITDAAEQEGVFEENESAVIKNLLVFKSIQAKNVMTPFPVVIMEDESVDLHSFRENHKSITFSRIPVYKDKTHNITGFVLKDDILEELVEDHGNKTLGDLKREISIVRAEKPIPELFETFVKQRAHIALVVDDFGNTIGIVTMEDIIETLLGLEIMDESDTIEDMQIAARKNWERRAKRMGIQLQEPENED from the coding sequence ATGGGGTTACTAATACTCTACGCAGTACTTTCAATCTTTTTTTCGTTTCTCTGTTCTATCCTTGAAGCAGCGTTATTAAGTTTTACGCCAACATTTATTAAAATGAAAGCCTCTGAAGGTAAAGGCTATGCTGCCACCTTAGGACGTCTCAAAAAAGACATAGACAAACCTCTTATTGCAATTTTAACCATTAATACCATTGCCCACACTGTTGGCGCCATTCTTGTTGGTGTGCAAGCAGAGAAGCTCCCTTATAAATTTGAAATTTGGGGTATTAATATGGTGGGTATTGTTTCGGCAATCATGACGTTACTTATTCTAATTGTTTCAGAAATTATTCCAAAAACAATTGGCGCAACATACTGGCAGAAGCTAGGTTCTTTTACCGCTATATCGCTTAATGCTATAATGTTTCCGCTGAAATACACTGGTATTTTATGGTTGTTAACGTTAACCACAAAACTTATTGGTAAATCGGCACATGTAAGCACTATGAGCCGTGAAGAATTTTTAGCCATTACAGATGCGGCAGAACAAGAAGGTGTTTTTGAGGAGAATGAAAGCGCTGTGATTAAAAATCTGTTGGTGTTTAAGTCTATCCAAGCTAAAAATGTAATGACTCCATTTCCAGTAGTAATCATGGAAGACGAATCTGTAGACTTACATTCCTTTCGTGAAAATCACAAAAGTATTACGTTCTCACGTATTCCAGTTTATAAAGACAAAACTCACAACATAACAGGTTTTGTTCTAAAAGATGATATTCTTGAAGAATTGGTAGAAGACCATGGTAATAAGACCTTAGGTGATTTAAAGCGTGAAATTTCTATTGTGAGAGCTGAAAAACCAATCCCTGAACTTTTTGAAACATTCGTTAAACAACGTGCGCATATTGCCTTAGTGGTAGATGACTTCGGAAATACAATAGGTATTGTTACTATGGAAGATATTATTGAAACCTTGCTGGGCTTAGAAATCATGGACGAGAGCGACACCATAGAAGATATGCAAATCGCTGCCAGAAAAAATTGGGAACGTCGTGCAAAACGCATGGGAATTCAACTGCAAGAGCCTGAAAACGAAGATTAG
- a CDS encoding DinB family protein, producing the protein MKNIVFICVLLISTCVVAQETTSKGAWLEKWENSKNYLVGIAEAMPEEHFDFKPTERQMSFKEQLLHIKGNMDWLSTSYFTDTEFKREKTELPTTKAETIALLLEAFNNAAAIVTMAPDESLADTVDFFAGPKSKLQILNLLHDHVTHHRGQLIVYLNLNDIKPPSYSGW; encoded by the coding sequence ATGAAAAATATTGTATTTATTTGTGTTTTACTAATTTCTACTTGTGTGGTAGCTCAAGAAACTACCTCAAAAGGAGCCTGGCTTGAAAAATGGGAAAATAGTAAAAACTACCTCGTAGGTATAGCCGAAGCCATGCCTGAGGAACATTTTGATTTTAAACCTACCGAACGCCAGATGAGCTTTAAAGAGCAATTACTGCATATTAAAGGCAATATGGATTGGCTAAGTACTAGTTACTTCACCGATACTGAATTTAAACGTGAGAAAACCGAACTTCCCACAACCAAGGCAGAAACCATTGCGCTTCTGCTAGAAGCTTTTAACAACGCTGCTGCTATTGTAACAATGGCGCCAGACGAATCGCTAGCAGATACTGTAGATTTTTTTGCTGGACCTAAAAGCAAACTACAAATATTAAATTTGCTTCACGATCATGTAACGCACCATCGTGGACAATTAATTGTGTATCTTAACCTGAATGATATAAAACCACCTAGTTATTCTGGTTGGTAA